Genomic DNA from Mixophyes fleayi isolate aMixFle1 chromosome 7, aMixFle1.hap1, whole genome shotgun sequence:
GCAAAACAAATgcatacagtaataatacaatattagTATACAGCAATACATGTAGCTAACGGTAAACAGCACAATACAGCATATGATACACTGCGTACAATATAAACGAACATACAGACAAGATGGACTGAGAGGAGACAAAGGGTAGAAAGGACCCTACCTGTGAGAGTTTGCATTCTAGTTCATTACTTTCTAGTTCAGTGTTCATTACGAAAACTTGTGTATTTATAATGACTAATGTGCtctaaattattatggatattagaccTGCTTTTTCTGTGATCTGTATGGAAATATTCCTCCTACAGCCTTGtgattttatatggtcacagagaTCCACAGTGACTTACAATACCCAGATCTCGTATATAATTGTTTTCAAATGAATGTAGCAAAGTAAAAGTGTTTGTGGTGAACTTTTCTTGCAGTGcctttaaaaatatttgtttaatacatttttacagatttgtttttataaataaaagataatatacaCTCTACTGTATATAATTCTAAACCCTGTAATATCTGACAGGTATACTTATAAAATAAACTCTGAGTCTGCTTTGAATGTTGAACCCCTAAAGAGAAGAAATGTTCACAAAGGACATGCACTTTAACTGAATGTAAAAGAGCCACCTATAAAAGTATTGAATTGTCAACAGATGTGTACATCGGAGTGTATATATCACATTGACATTACAGTGTGGTAATTCTTGTTGCTTCTGTAAATGCTGATTACCACTGGgttactttaaaaaatataatatgcacCTTGTAGCTTGTTAGTATCTTTGGTATACAAACTGCTTGTTCCATTCAAACGTTACTTCCAAACATTTTATACAGAGATCGGGGGCActtaaaagaaaacttttttttaatgaacattaTAGCCTGAtgaaattttaatataaatgCTGCTCATTTCAAATCCTTTCTGTtaactacatcatgtgccatgcgactgtggttgccatagtagtccagaatcataaatcattaatggcaGCCTGAAGGAAAATCCCAGCATTCTCCTTATAGCCCATAGTGCACTCCCTTGAGTTGGCTCTAACCAGTGATATAGTTGGAGTGATATAGAAGTAACTGCAGTACAATACAGGTTTATTCCAGCAATGCCTGCCTACCATAGGAAATAGCAGAGAGTAAAGTTATAGGATGGTGATTAGCCTATTACTTTTACTGTCACAGTGTTGCAAGGTATATATGGCAGGATGGGATGTTCATGTAATAAATCCATGCCCATTTCTCCTGGTATGCAGTGTCATTTTCATATCTCCCGGGCAGCAATTGAAAAGTGTAGACCATTGCAGAGTCAGGCAGTAAGGGATGTTCAGTGATCTGTTggctaaatattaatttaaaatgacattAGGATATGTGCTGTAGACAACCCGGGCCTGATCCATCTGTGGACATACGTCCCTTTGTGTGCCGCACCTTGCATAAattgttctgcgcatgctcagaaacggaccttacaccaatgaacgcaattgcatccaatgcatgtccaaacgcaaatgataCTTCTGACAGCTAACAGCTAGAAAGGTGGGACAtggaggcaatgtacagtaaggggatgcagatgcagccaattcaagtcctgtgtttctagTAAGTACGTGTTTTATAGCCGTATCATAtgcaagtgccgactgatagtgatgactgacacagcagaGTCTTTACTTTAAAACCTACACATTTGCGTGCCActaaatagcacagaacatgtgtatgcaaggaagatagacTATGAAAGCGGATTGtaagtacagtatgcattaagaacattctgatttatgtatttactgtaaaaaaaacaattatttttattaatgattatagtagtaagagctgtttatttattttataaaacagtttaggttttttttgcaagCGTTCTTacgggactttatattgcacatatgcatatgCGTATCCTACACTGTGTTCTGTCTATGAATAGCAAGAAACATTTATAGTAAATTTATATAGGGATCTGTTTGTATTTGAATACACTCAGAACTttgctcaagttccgtgcttgTTATTTCAATGCAAGTTGCATGCAGGTTACGTATGAAGATGAATTGGGCCCCCCGTGTGCACCAAAGAATGTGTGGAGTAGCGCAGAAATAGCATTACCTGTCATATACAGAATTAGAGAATAAGGCACCATCAGAGGCAGACGAGAAAAGGGGTGAGGAGTAAAGAAAACCAATAAAAAGTAATGTAACTAAGCAATTAGCCAGCGATCAGGTTTGGGGGCTTATAAAGAAGACAGACAAGAACACAGGCAGAGAAATAAAGGGGGGCATGCATGAAACTCATGGTGAATCAAGAAGAGAAAGTGGAAATAGGCATCATGGAGATAAGTATAAGAAATGAGGCAAGTGGGAGCAGACAAGAGAAATGGGGGCAGAAAATGACAGACTAGTGTAGGCAGGGAAATAATTGACAGACAAGAAACATGTAGCAAGGGGGAACAGATGTAAGACAGTGGGGTAGGCAGGAATAAGGGCAGGCTAAAAATAAAGGGTGACTGATGAAGTGAGACAGACAACTGGGAGAGGTGGTGGGAAAGACAAAAGGCAAAGTGGTTGTATATCACCTTTATTCTTTTAACAACATTTTTGAGGACCAAATCAAGGAGACTTTGGTTGGAAGAGacagaaaattaaattaaattgtgcaaAATGTGTCCATCTGGGTGAGCATAGGAGCTGTAATTTATACTGCGGGCTTGGGGGATGACATCATGGAATTCCTATATAGTCTCATCAGAGCATGCAGAATGCACATAAAGGGTTTATTGTGTTTAACACATTGTTATGCTTTGATTTCATGCCGTTGGCTAAATGGAAATGGATGAAAATTACCACATGTTACTTTGGTAATAGGGCAATACAGTCAATGCAGAGAGCGCCAGTGTGCTGTTTAAagtaaatttgttttatattacagCATTTTCATCTAGTTTTCATGTGTCCAAGTGCCTGGAAACTTGATAAAAAGAGTATAGGTATGATCCCAGGCCTGTGATAGGCTGAAGGCACTGCTGGTAGGACTGTTAGTTGTGCTTCCCTGCCATGCACAATGTTGCCGGCCCTCCACTGCTTACTATACAGAGGCAAACATAACAGAAAACGGTAACATGCGAAAATACACATTCATACGTCAAATACTAAAAATGGACAATTTAGAGGGACAGACATGAAGGTGATTTGGGTCTATTGTGAAACATATGTTTAAACTGCTGATGTATTGTAGTCTCTTTAATGTTTATTAGTGCTTTAATCCTGTAGGCTTTATTCCCTGGTGGCTTGTATGAGCAGTAATATAATATGGCAGGAGTACATTGCCGGAACCGCCTGTAATCACGGACCTCCACTGTCAGTGACCAGTGGTGGAACAGGGATCCTTACATAGAACCATCGTCTTTACAAGCAGCCATGTGCAGAATACTGATGCTATACACTGATATATTTGTAAGAGGAAATCACTGTGACATTAGGCATATTGTACTGTAATAGTCTATAATGATCTAGTTTCCTTAGGCACATTAGTAGCTATTACAGAGTAAATACTCAAACCAGACagtgttttcatcatcatcatcatcatcatcatcatttatttatatagcgccagcaaattccgtagcgctttacaattgctcTTCATCCCTAGTAAAGGCTGACAATATAGTACCACTGTTTCTTATCTTTGGCCTTTCAGTGTTGCTTCTTGCTTTTTGGGCCTTAAATTAAATTaactctactactactactgtatcttaaaaacaaaaatatagagTTAATAATGTATTTGTTCCTCTTGTCTGCTGTCATTAACAGACGTGAAGGGACAATGCTGCTCCCCAGCGCAGGGTATGCTGGTCAGACACTGCAGCTCACTGGGTTGTGCAGATACTGAAGAGAAAGCTCTGCTGGATCGGATAATACGAGTAGACCACGCTGGGGAATATGGTGCAAATCGTATTTATGCTGGACAAATGGCCATACTGGGCCGCTCATCTGTAGGTCCCATCATTCAGGTAATtaagtatacatttatttattttattattgtaaagaTATGTTTTCTCAGGGGTGATTGGAACCTTCATGACCACATGTCTGAGGCAAAACAACACGTACATAGGCAGTGGATAAGGGGGTCATCATGGCCATGTCCCTAGTAGCTTTTATTTATTCATGTATCAGTAATTGTGTGGCAAAGTCCATTATATAAATATCCATTCCAAATATGGCACTTAGGCAATGTGTATTAAAGAATAATCAtcttataaatgtatgttatacATTTGTAGTGCAGTTTAGGGGCACTACACATAGATACAAGTGGATACAATACAAAAAGGTATCTTGTAAATGCAGAGATATCTCTGTAAGTCTCCACCTACCTTGACCAAACCTGACATATCTGATATTGTATTTCAATGTGTTATACAGCAGAGTATAAGTGAATGCTCTCTGTTATCAGCCCCTTCTGGCTGAGAGAGGTCGTTCTGTGTGTCCATCAACAGACTGGAAGAAAATATGCTTAGACATTATTTTATCCAACATCACATCTTTATCTTCAATATTTTTAGTTCTGATTATTTGCAAAAACTTTTACATATGTGtttgtaaatattatttgtgCATAAGGTACTTTTTATTGTCTGTTTAGTGGTCCTATAAGGCGTCCATATAATACAAAAGCCAAAGGAGAGGTTTACTAGTGGGCTGAACTCCACAAAATATTAGAGCACAGGTCCAATGCCTGGGACCCCTGCTGTTTGGGATACTCGCCCCCCCctgctgtgttatatatatatgaataatatctctatctctctgttaCATTTAGAATCAGCAACTACATCTATTGCAGTGTAGGGTGAGAGACAATGATGTAGCTCAAGTTCATGCCCTCAGGTATTGCTGACAATGTACTACCTCATGGTAAATGGACTCTCACAAATGAAATGACCTAGGAAAGATTCCCATTGTGTTTTGTATGTAATCCTGTCTTCTGTATAACACCTCGCTTGTTTTCACAGCATATGTGGAATCAGGAGAAAGTTCATTTGAAAAAGTTTGATGAGCTAATGGTTTCAAACAGAGTCCGACCTACTATACTGCTGCCGTTTTGGAATGTGGCTGGATTTGCATTAGGTAGGTTTCCCCATCACCATCTTTTTTTCTGtctcatattataatatatatatatatacactaatgtATTTGCATGCTTTGTTAATCTCAGGGGCTGGGACAGCTCTGCTGGGGAGGAAAGGCGCAATGGCGTGTACAGTGGCTGTGGAGGAGTCTATATCTACCCATTATAACAATCAGATTAGAGCACTTATGGAGAGGGATCCTGAAAAGCACCGGGAATTACTACAGGTATTTATGCTACAGTGCAGGGTTTCTCTTTATATTTTGTGGGCGAGTGGCTGGGAGGCCAATATTTTATGGTTTTGCTAACCAAGGGGTATCGGAAATATTCACTTTGTGTGCTTTCCCACACCCCTTGATTCTTCGTTGTGGCAGTAAAGAGCGTAGACACTCGCTGGTCACTACCTAATCCGGTCATGTGACAATGAATGACTCTATCATACGGTGTCACATCGCAGCAGCTAGTGTCTGGACGCCCTCCCCCATACATCAGAGATGTGATCAGTACTAATACTTGCCAAGTCATTAGTCACTATGCCAGGAAATGTCGGGGCAATACTCTATTACTCTAACTCTCTTGTCTGTGCGCATTGCTTGTCTTAAATACAAGTGTGGGGTAACTAGTAAATAGGTGTGGTAATGTTAATGTTGCAGGAGTGTGAAATTGGGGGTCGCTGGTTGTGGCCGTAGGTCATGTTTAGGACTAACATAGCATGTTAATAGGCTGCTGCATCTACAGAATCAGTTTATCAGTATTTTGGTATGACTTTTTCTGGCCCTATAACTAATATATACTGGTGTGCAGTAAAAGCTATTTACACCACATTTTCTAGCTCAAtatcaccaataaatgtatcatgGTTGTATAGTACATTGTTTTCAGTCCATTGACATCATAGAGCCATTTGAACACTAATTGGCACTCTTGTACCttaaattaaaagaaataaaatatattatttaagagCGTTTTATAGTGGTCCTATTCTGACTGCATTTTCCAACATGCTGTATAATTATCCTATGGATTTCCATAGAATGACATGCTCTCCAGCTGTAGTTTatctatatgtaatattatacatACCCACTCCTTCCTCTCTAGACAATAAAGAAGTTTCGGGATGAGGAGATGGAGCACCATGATACAGGACTGGAGCACGACGCAGAGCTGGTAAGAGCCCGGTTTGTTTCTGGGTAGCTCTGAGCTAACCTATTTCTAACAAAGGTATTATTTGGCCATAAAAGTAATCAATGAATGCAGTTTTGCATGTTccagtatatatttatacacaaccCTATGTGGTAAAATGACTTTATTTTGGTTGACTATGTCACTTTGACAATTGTAGACGCATGAGATGTCTGATATTACTTCATACAAGGAGCAAAGAAACTATCAAGTGGCAacgatctaggggtaaatgtatcaagctgagagttttccggcgggtttgaaaaaccaatcagattccagctatcatttatttagtacattctacaaaatgatagctagagtctgattggttgctataggcaacatctccacttttcaaacccaccagaaaactctcagcttgatacatttacaccctgatgTGCTTTCATGAGGGATCagctaacctttttttttttaaacacaatgttCAGACGAGGTAATAGTGTCAGGTAATACTCTCCTGTCTTCTCTGCAGGCTCCAGCCTATTCTGTGCTGAAGAGTGTCATACAAGCAGGATGCCGAGCAGCGGTGTATTTATCTGAACGCTTGTGAGAAAAGGACATTCTGTAGAATGTATAGGATTTCTGTCTCTTACACAATCAAaccattttttttacactgtattaGCGCGGGTTGACAGTTGACTCTCCATTCGGGAAGACATGAAATGTAATGCTTGTTACTGTTGTTTTATAAATGTTCACTAGATGGTGTTGTAGCTTATTTTATCTAAAGAGCTTGTACTACAAACGTACGGAACATGGAAACAAATTGTATTAAAGTATATGAGTTACGTATACAAAATGGAAGCAGTCGTTTTTTTGGGCTGAGGCAATTTTCCAGTCAATCCACTAGGAACAGTGATATCATAGAGGCAACCGTTTGTTTACCATATTTTCAGTGCACTCTTTAATTCTTGGGATGATTATGACAACTGatattggattttttttacattgtttatatCATATATTACAATGTTCCACTGATCTAATAATAAGTGTGTTGGGCAGGTAATTACATATAACCATAGCCCATTAACAATCATTACTAGTGGAATCCTCCCACTATTTATACTTATCACAGGCTGACTGggtagggggcatctgccccctgggcttgtcccatagtgagctaacttgggctgggtcactgggacatCTACATATGCTACTGAGCTGAGttttgcccccaggctaaaatttgccagccctccccttatCCATATTTACTAACCGTTTTTGTTCGTTTTGCTTCACCTTTTCTATAGACTATGCTGATAGCTTTATCCTGGCACAGATATTGACATTTGTTTGCATCAGATAAGAATAACTGACACATAGCTGGCACAGGTTTTACCATCATTTCTTCAATATTCATATCTGTTAAAATTTGgtacaaaatgtaattaaaatatatttctgtatactcCACAAGGACATTAttttcttaggggtatatttactaaaccgtgggttcgaaaaagtggagatgttgcctatagcaaccaatcagattctagaatcAGATTCTGCAAACGCAGCATTTCTAAAGGAAGGGGGGGGATTTACGCCACGCCaccagagtgggcatgaccaCCATGTGAGTGGCTATcatattagacagtgctaggcttcTCTCCAGCCTTCTTCCAGCACCTgctcactactgttaggtgctcacagctcctccttcacgagcagagcagtgtaaagcaggacatacctcccaactgtctttgcaATGAGCGACTGTCCCGCATGAATTCGGACAgacctgctctcttctacctgttcttgcggTTTTCACTACCTGCGCCTGTTGTTCGTCtcttaaactcagttgttgctgcttgtctggatcctggattgctggggccctgtttggaaaaagtataggtacatgaaatatggaaagccgagCAGTGATTGAACACTTTAAGAATCCTTCCGCATAACCAGCCccaaaatgaaataaagaaacaccaatgtttaataattaggcctttctctcTGCAACCAGCCTGActtaaatagcattcacatttaataaataggcctatatCCTCCAAACCAGCGCCAACATTAAACTAttagtattcacaattaataaataaacctatttcctcccaaacagctCAGCATttacataattaatattcacattcttCATTCTCTCCAACCTCCGACCCATGTTCAGTTAAAAGCCCCCAAAACACCCCAGATTTAAAATAATAGGAGGGACATTCAATTGACCCAGATGTTCGGTGGAGCATAGTGACTGCGCACATTTTCAGGTACTACGGCACCACAACATTGGGGTGCGAGGAGAAATCTGCGATATTACATTGCAGCGGAGTGCCTTCACGACTGTTATGGAGGCACtctgcagctaattgaatatccCCCCATAATCCCCACTTtatattaatagtccccactataattacagtgttaaattaaatattccaCACCATTAAATATATTGCCCCAAGCAAAAAAATAAGAGCTCCCACCACCATGAAATGATTAGCTCCATCTTCATTCCATCCTTGAACAAATACCTCACACCCCACCCACACTGCATTAATAAAAGCCTCTTACCACTCTCCCACCACTCTTACACTTACATTGAAAACCTCTTTCCATGACACTTTACCTTCTTCCTTGCGGCGCCGCTGTAATCTACACAGATGCTGTCAGCACAGGAGGAGAGATAGGCAGGTGCACATAGCAGTGGAAGATAGGTCACCTGCTGTATGGTGGCTGGTTCTGGGGGAGGGGGACCAATCACCAGGAAATATTCCCCAGCCTGGGATCTGAAGCACCACTTTTTCAGACTTGCAGGGagggtttctgggcaactggaaagCCCACCCTAAGTGCTTGCCTGAAAGTAAACCCCACAATTATTGTTTTTAGCAGAGTAGTAAGGTCACCATACTCcacaagggaaaaataaattaTGTCCTTGTATTTTATTTCCCTCTGAAGTGTAATGAAATGCATAAGGTTGATATTACTATTAGATGCAGACATTCTTCTATATGGAATTTTAAAATGTTCACTAGCTTTCATACTGTTGGGCCGAATCCAGCAGCATAGCAAGTGCCTGGAATGTTCTGTGGATATCTACATCTAGATGCAGCTTGGCTGCTAACTGACTCTCCAATTATGTTAACAGATAGCTACATTTGCAGCTCACTGTTAAGCTGCAAACTATTAGACTTGATGGCTGCATCTGCTTAGGAGCGACACAGGTATCCCCCACAAGTAGTGGTATATAGTATCACTTTCGGGTCATTGATTTTAAATTTATGAAGACTGGGATGTTCATTCCCTAAAATACACGTGTTTAtatcaaaaaatattttgcattttctaTTGGTACTTAAGTTCCTTATTGATCTTAAAGTGACTGTTTAAAGCCTGGGACTCTGTGTAACCTTAGATCGTGCCCTCTGTTTATTACTGATTAAATTGTAAAGTTGCTTAATAATATAGGAATGATAAGGTGTGTATCCCTGAATGCTATGTGTTGATATAGTACAATCGGGTTTTGTATCCCATTTCTGTGTAACAGTGATTCCTGGTATTCTATAGAACGTTTTTACCATCTAAGCTATATGCTGCTGTATATTTTTACCCTCCTCAACAATCCTGAACAATGACTACTTAACCCCTTCAGGCACATTCATGCTGACAAACATCACATCTGGAGGTGCCATGTGGCAGATTGACATTCTTAAACACCCTCATGGTAATAGTGCTCCTGACCCCATCTTCCAACCGTGGCTATCAATAACAGCCATCGGATGTATCGATGTTTGGTCCCTGGCTGTGCAACCATTAAAAATAGCATTCAAAACTGAACACTGTTTGCACAATATGAAGGCACAAGGGGGCTTCTGCATTGGAAATCTCAAATAAAAACGAGAGTCCTGAGGCTCAATGTAGTATTTATTAAAGAATATACAATCATATTATCTACATACACATTAAAAAAGAATAACCAGCATGTGTACTGGCCAGGAACAGAAGTCCTCACTGGGTGAAGAGTTCCACTTGGTGTAAGGAGCTATAAGCAAATGTGGGGCACTGAAGTTGGGGCCCAAATTTGTCGGTCTTGCTGTATGGTAGAGGTGGTATTTCATGATGTAACCTTCACTGGTTGTCTGTTAACATTTATTATAGAAACGTTACATACAATAACATACTGAACCGGggcctagtctgtgtgtataggttttctccgggtactctggttttctcccacactccaaaagcaaaCTGGCAGGTTCATTTTCTGCTGATCAAAACtgatctaaagctgggtacacactattgaaaattactgcagatgcgatttctgtaacaattttaccaacgactaaaagtcctgatgagcatgtagATTCATGTGTGCATAGCTACACgatgtaccttcagatctgtgatcttcatctctcataaccatctgctgaaaagactcTGCACACACCATAGATATCTGCCTaggctgctggtcgtgagtgcgttcacacttccacatttgtccgacatcgttccatcactgATTTAgtccaaatcaacagatgcaatgtgttttgctaGAGATCTCACCCTCTTCATTAGATTTAGCAAACCGATATTTCTGGTTTATAAATATGACCTGCACAGGCCTTTTGTAATTAACATCCCTTAAGATCAAATAGTCCTGTAAGTGTCTCCGGAGTGGTTGCAAGACACTTCGCGGCTAAATGAATTCCCCCTTTCAAAAGCCATTCTGGGCTGTGGTTCTATTTGATCATGAGGAGGCTGTAAAgtggttaaatatatttaatatatatcattTAACATGAAAAACCTAGGCAATGGTGTTGTCTTAGTTTGTATTGTATGTGATATTGTTAGTGACTTGAATGCTTAGTAAATGGTTGCTTAAGAAGTGTTGGATTGGAAATGTACTTAGAAAGTAAAATGATAGGTGAAATAGGATTGTTAAATGATTGGAAATTGTTACTAGCAAAAGATAGTTTATGTGATACTTGGTTACATGGTAAATGACATGGTACTTGTAAAGACTGTGTACAATGTGTGTTTTTGGTTTATAGATGGCTAGAC
This window encodes:
- the COQ7 gene encoding NADPH-dependent 3-demethoxyubiquinone 3-hydroxylase, mitochondrial translates to MERVAGFRLRQLCSSLQGKQDVKGQCCSPAQGMLVRHCSSLGCADTEEKALLDRIIRVDHAGEYGANRIYAGQMAILGRSSVGPIIQHMWNQEKVHLKKFDELMVSNRVRPTILLPFWNVAGFALGAGTALLGRKGAMACTVAVEESISTHYNNQIRALMERDPEKHRELLQTIKKFRDEEMEHHDTGLEHDAELAPAYSVLKSVIQAGCRAAVYLSERL